From the Manis javanica isolate MJ-LG chromosome 11, MJ_LKY, whole genome shotgun sequence genome, one window contains:
- the TOR3A gene encoding torsin-3A: MLRRPRRRLPPAPRLLWPLLLLLLLPGAPAQPDPGSARPKEQPGEARSGPAWSALRGLRERLRAAGALSRRYWALFSCRVWPEDCEHNETPAGPLGWDLPLLGQQYLDILTAWYCSFQDCCGGGDCRISNNFTGLESDLSVRLHGQHLAQELLLRAVRGYLELPRPDKALALSFHGWSGTGKNFVAQMLAENLYRDGLRSDCVQMFIATFHFPHPKYMDLYKERLTGQIRKTQESCHQTLFIFDEAEKLHPGLLEAIRPNLKCQAPEDHRAESPRSIFLFLSNLGGNIINKVVLNLLKAGWSREDIAMEHLESSLQAELVESSDGAFGHSHLVKENLIDFFVPFLPLEYRHVRLCARDAFLSQELPYTEAALDEVAKMVVYVPKEEQLFSSQGCKSISQRIKYFLP; this comes from the exons ATGCTCCGCCGCCCGCGCCGCCGCCTGCCGCCCGCGCCGCGCCTTCTGTGGccgctgctgctgctcctgctcctCCCGGGCGCGCCGGCGCAGCCCGACCCCGGCTCCGCGCGGCCGAAGGAGCAGCCGGGAGAGGCGCGCTCGGGACCGGCCTGGTCGGCCTTGCGCGGCCTGCGGGAGCGGCTGCGGGCGGCCGGTGCCCTCTCGCGGCGGTACTGGGCGCTCTTCAGCTGCCGCGTGTGGCCCGAGGACTGTGAGCACAACGAGACGCCCGCGGGGCCCCTGG GCTGGGACCTTCCCTTGCTGGGCCAGCAGTACCTGGATATCCTGACCGCGTGGTACTGCAGCTTCCAGGACTGCTGCGGCGGCGGGGACTGCAGGATCTCCAACAACTTCACAG GCCTAGAGTCAGACCTGAGTGTACGACTGCACGGCCAGCATCTGGCCCAGGAGCTGCTCCTGAGAGCAGTCAGGGGCTACTTAGAGCTGCCCCGGCCAGACAAGGCCCTGGCCCTGTCATTCCATGGCTGGTCAGGCACAGGCAAGAACTTTGTGGCACAGATGCTGGCGGAGAACCTGTACCGGGATGGGCTAAGGAGTGACTGTGTGCAGATGTTCATCGCTACGTTCCACTTTCCTCACCCCAAGTACATGGACCTGTACAAG GAGCGGCTGACAGGCCAGATAAGAAAGACGCAAGAGAGCTGCCACCAGACCCTGTTCATTTTCGATGAGGCCGAGAAGCTGCATCCGGGGCTGCTGGAGGCCATCAGACCAAACCTGAAATGCCAGGCCCCAGAGGACCACAGGGCCGAGTCCCCGAGAAGCATCTTTCTGTTTCTCAG TAACCTTGGGGGCAATATCATCAACAAGGTGGTCCTGAATCTGCTTAAGGCTGGATGGTCCCGGGAAGACATTGCAATGGAGCACTTGGAGTCTAGCCTGCAGGCTGAGCTTGTGGAATCCTCAG ACGGTGCCTTTGGCCACAGCCATCTGGTCAAGGAAAACCTGATTGACTTCTTCGTCCCCTTCCTGCCACTGGAGTACCGTCATGTGAGGCTGTGCGCGCGCGATGCTTTCCTGAGCCAGGAGCTCCCGTATACGGAGGCGGCACTGGATGAAGTCGCCAAGATGGTGGTGTACGTTCCCAAGGAGGAACAACTCTTCTCTTCTCAGGGATGCAAATCTATTTCCCAAAGGATTAAATATTTCCTGCCTTAA